ggtggatcactttattTAGGTCAGGAGTGAGAGACCAgcgtagccaacatggtgaaacctcatctctactaacaatacaaaaaattagccgggtgtggggcgcgcctgtaatcccagctactctggaaggctgaggcgggagaatcgctggaacccaggaggcggaggttgcagtgagccgagatcgcatcacagcactacagcctgggagacaagagactccggctgggaaaaaaaaaaaaagtcccaaataGAATTTTTTGCTGAAAAAAAGGGAAGATGCCTAAAGTACGTATGTCTTAATCCCAATTATGTACCAATAGAAGATACACCTATGAAAAGACACATGCTGGTGTCACCACAACtcctggaaaaatacaagagAAACTTAACGGTGGCTATCTTCAGGGAGTGGAAAAGGACGGGGCTTTTAGGTTACGTCCTTCTATAATACTGAGTTTTCGGTCGagtaaatgttactttttaaagtcaTCTTTTTTAGGATGggaaaaatgaatgaaggaaagggTCGAGAATAGCTACAGGGCAGATCCAGGTGGACATTATTTACCAAGATAAAAAGCTTGAACTTTTCTCCAAAAACCAGTGGGGAGCCATGTAcaagttttaatagagacatgatATATTCAGCTTGGCGTTTTTAACACAGGACACTCTTGAGGACGGTGTGGCCTGGCTCAGAACACAAGTACAGTGGGATGCAAATAGCCTGAAAGCAGAGTCAATAAAAATAACGCGTAAGAAGGAAGACGACACACGATTGCTCATTAATAAAAGGGGACTGAAGCTGACTTCGAATACCAGCGTTTTTCAGAGCGAGCCCCAAGGACTATTTGCATCCGAATCACCCCATGACccagttaaaatgcagatttctgggctCCACACCAAGGATCCAGGATGAAAACTTCCAGGAGAGTGGAGCCTTAGCAATCTGCAACTTTAATGGGCCCACACTAAAGTTAGGGAACCACAGGCTCGCTCCCAGCTCGGACTTCTCCAGGTCAGTTCCGATCTTTCCGAACCGCAGACAGGGAAGGTCCTCTGTCGGAGGTCTTGCCCGCAGCCGCCCTCCAAGGCGAGGTCCGCACTTGCGAAGCCGGCCCCGCGGCTGCCTCACCTGGTCGCACACGACCACATCGAACTCCTCGTCGGCGAGGAACAGCACGTAGAGCGCCAGGAAGACCATGCGCACGTAGGAGCAGACGGCGGCGCCGCGGCCGCCCCAACCCAGGCCGCGCGGCAGCCAGTCCCCCGCGCATCGCACCGGCAGCTCGCGGCTCTCGGCGAAGCAGTGGCCCGGATCGTAGTGCGCTGTCCAGATCTTCACGCTACACCCGCGCGCCTGCAGCGCCAGCGCCGCGTCCAGTACCAGCCGCTCGGCGCCGCCCACACCCAGGTCTGGGTGCAGGAACAGCACCGAAGGCTTGGGAACTGGGTCCCATTTCCGGCCCTGGCCCTCCGCCATGGCTCTGGGGCAGCAACTGCATCCCACACCCAGAGGGGCTTCTGCGCAAGCTCCGCTTCCCCGGCTCCCAGCTGGCCACTGAGGGCCGACCCCGCCCCTCCGCGCGTGCGTCAGTTAGGCCACATCAGCGCAAATTTGGGGGGGGCCTAGTAACTGCCTGAGAAAATGGCCTATCTAAACCCTGGTTATATTTTTCCTTACATAGGGATTAGACTCTAGGAAGGCCGTTGTGACCCAAAGGAAGGAGACTGGAGGTTTCTACTTCCCACAGAGCGGGTAACTAAGTTGTGTGTAGCAGACTATCTACAGGCATGTCGTGAGACAACACAGGCGTCCCTGGAGTCAGCGAGGACCTTGCCTGCAAGTCCAGGGGCGGGGCCTGAGCCAGCCTAGCCAGCTGCCGGTCCTACCAGGGCTCCCCAACTTTCTTTCCGTCCGCATCAGCAACTTGACACTCTCATCTCCAGCATGGTATGGCGCCCCTTCCTTGATCCCCgcctctcccagggccctgaCTTCTCCTTTACGCCATGCGTTTTCTCCGTAGCTCCCTTGCTTCCCCCAGCCTCTCTGGTGCGGGTGTCTAGGCCAGGGTTTTGGGGCAGGGCTGCCCCGCTCACCCGTGTGTCTGCCTGTCTCCTTCTACAGCCTGGTCCGACCCCCAGTGGCACTAACGTGGGATCCTCAGGGCGCTCCCCCAGCAAAGCGGTGGCTGCCCGGGCGGCAGGATCCACTGTTCGGCAGAGGTAAGGAACCCTGCAGTCCGTTCGCTTGCAGACTCGGAGAAAGGGCCCAGGAACTCTCTAGTTTTGGGGAGGAGACCCTCTAGCATATGAAGATTGACAAGGGCAAAATGAGCTTCAAGTGACGTGGCCGTGTGAGTAGTTAAAGGTCTTTAGGGAGGAAGGCGACGTTTTCTTCTCGTCGCTCAGTTTAGGGCACCActcttaaaaaaggaaagttaaCAAACTGGAATAGAGTCAGAGATAACTTTGAGAAAACTGATGTCATTAAACTGGTGTCTCTGGACCTGAGGTTTCCACTCACATTTCCATCTGGAGGCCCCATAAGCAATCTGTCCTACAGATAACTTGTCCTGCGCAAAAACTCTCTTTTCAGCTCAGCTCCTTCACTCTCAATTATATCTCCTTACTTCCATATGGCACAGTTGTACACGCATTTACTCAAAGCCAGAAACGTCAGCGTCATCTTGGATTTTTCTTATGCTTTCTCTCTATCCAGTCATATGCCAGACTTTAAACTCTACTTGAAAGCCTTCTCATaagctctttccttctcctttcctacTGCCCTGCGTTTGCGACCTAACCCTTCTCTTCAGGCTGTTTCCTTTCCAATCCATCTTTTTGCTGTTACTCTTCTGTGTAATTTGTGTTACTTTCTCGTTGctgaaccaaaaaataaattaacaaaaataaaaaagccagggGGATACCAAAGCTCTTGGTGGTCATTTCAGCCTAGCCTTTCTTTGCTGTCCTATGATCCAGCACTTATGAACTTattattgttttctgaatttacTAAGTTGCTTCCTTACCTCAAGgcaaatttctatttattttcgcTCAGAGGTTATTTCCTCTTGAGGCCTTCTGTGACTGTAAGCAGCAGTAGCTACTAGTTTTCCCTTTTGGTCCCATAGCATTTTGTTCATATCATTGTAAGACCAGTGATGTTTCCATATTTATCTCCTTCATTAGACTTTAACAGAGAACCTGCTCAAGTCATTTCTATCCCCAGCACCCACCATAAGGCATGACAATAAAtaatgaaggaagggaggaatcTAGCAACCAGATTGTTTTGGGATTTTTGAAGGAAACAATGGGGTTTTATCTAGGGAGGAAAAGATCTTAAGTGCATGCTTGGAAGCTTCTTAAGGATGTGAAGAGGGATGTGACTTTTCTTGTTGGCTGCAATAGGTAAATCTAAAACTGATAATTTGAAATTACATGCAACATTTCACACCAGAACAAAGACATTCTAATAGAACTGtcagaaatgtaaaattatcCTGAATGCTTGTGAGTTCCCTGTCACTGAGATGTTCAAGAGTGTATCAGGCTGTGGTTTAGCTTGTATGGGCTTCTAGTGCTGTCCCCTTCCCACCCTGGGTTTTAGAGATCCTTTGAGAATAGAAAACATGTCCTGTGGGTGCAGTTCCCTGGGAATGGATCTGCTTAATGAGAATTGGTAATACCGTGGCAGGGAAGTTTGGCCATTGGAGAagttgtaaagaaataaaaagcatgtatTTATCAAATGTACATGTGATAATGAAATAACTTATTTaatagtaaaaatgaaataactgatGCACAGGTAAAATGGAGAACTTAAACATTTGAAGACAGATGCAGTTTTTAAAGTTGTGGGTGTTgatatcatcttttaaaaagattcagTGTGTTAAGGCGAATATAGCTAGAGAGACTGTGGTTGTATATATTGAGAGACCTGACAGTGTTTCCTTCTAGAATTTTGGCAGTGACTAAATATCATTTCATGATTGTAATGTAATAAGTATTGGTTGTTTAAGAATATTCTTGCTTTATAAGTCTTTGAGAAAGCATTGGAAGCTAATGATTCATAATAGTGCTTTGGATTATGTTGTCTGCATATTTGCGTTCTCCATGCTTGATGAAATAATAGATTACTACCTTGGAGGAGAAATGTTGTTAAATTTAAGGTCAGGCCAGAGTTAGTGTTCTTGCTCTCCTAAATGCAGCGTAAAAGGAACTTGCTGTGAGGAGCAATAATGCTTTGTAAACTATGAAGGTGTAAAGTGCCACACAGTGTTCTAGCAGGATTAATGGGAATCAGGGATATTAAGATGGTGGAATAGGcaggctgcggtggctcatgcctgtaatcccagcactttgggaggccgagacagatggatcatgaggtcaggagttggagaccaatctggccaagatgatgaaaccccatctctactaaaaatacacaaattagccaggtgtggtggtgggcacctgtaatcccagctacttgggagggaggctgagacaggagaatcacttgaacccgggaggcggaggttgcagtgagccgagattgtgccattgcactctagtctgggcaacagagcaagactccatctcaaaaaaaaaaaaaaaaaaaaaaaggtagaatagCCACCAATGTATTGACATCAAGGTGTTGAGGTCTACTACATGCCAAATGCTGTTTCAGCTCTAAAGATGGATCTATGAACAAGATAGGCAAGATTTGTACTCCTCAACCTTATACTTCAGTATAGGAGAtcaaaagcaaggaaaataaGATAATGTAATTTCACGGAATAAGGGCTATGAAGATAAATGAAGCTGGGTGGGGGATAGAGAGTGGTGGGGATAGGATGAAGGTAGGTAGCTGTTTTAAATAGGGTGTTCACAGTAGGTGATACCTGAGTAGAGAGCTGAAAAAAGCAAGAGAGCAGATCACACAATGGTTGGTGACGAATAAGCATCCTAGCAAAAGGAATGGGTAAGTATGAAGATTTTGAGGCCGATGAGCTTGGCTTTGAGGAGCAGACAGAAGTCACCATGTTAGAACAAAGTGTGTAACTGATTGGTTATGAAAACCATTGTGTTGAGGTATGGAAGGGAGAAGCAGTtatgcagaaataaaagaaagaaagggtaaaaTAGCCTCCAAATAGAAATTTGAGAGATTAAAGTATGCTTTATTAACCTTTATCTAGCCTCCCTTAGGGAATGGGAGGTGTTTTGAGTACACTTTAGTATTTCTAGGGGCCCTGGTTTTCAAATACTCTGCTATGTTCCATGTGCCAACAGAAATAAGAAACCTTAAGAGAAGCCAGCCTGATTCTTCTGGGGCTCCTATAATTCCAGGAAACTCTGAAGTCAGGAACTGGAGGTGGGAGATTGGGTAGTAGGAAGTACATGGGTCCAAGTCCTGGCTGAGTCCACGAGTTACTATAATATATTCACACTGGGTTTGTCTTCTAGCTTAAGTTCCTTTTCAGTAACATGGAGGAAGATTTCAGCTGTATACCCCACAGATGAAATgatgtatatctgtgtgtgtgaaaCCTTTTCTAAGGGCATGAATTTCTCTGTAAATCCCTGTACAGTTATGTTTTGCCATTTACAATCAGTTTTCCCATAGAAACAGTCACACAATGGAGTTATAAGTTCCCAGGCTACCGTGTAGCCCATAATTAATGTGTCTGAAGTATAATCCTTGTAGTACAATAGACCCAAATGTTTGTTTGGCACTGATTGCTTTCAAAGTTCTAGCATGAACACAGCTCTTCCTGTTGGAACCAGGACTGGACTTTCCCACTCTGTCATGTAGTAGGGCAGGCTCCCTGAGCTGTAAACAGTGCTTCCTGCATTCAGAGTGTGGAGTAAAGACCATGGATGGGTAAAGTGGGCATGAGGACCAGAATGACGAGGAGAGCAAGAGGAGATGGTAGGGATAGGGTCTGTTTTTTTCCCTATATGCCCTTCCCTTTTTCAAAAATTGAGAATCAGCAGCCCACAGATACTGGAATGAGATTTTGAGGGAGGGTATACTGGGATTTGATGCTGAATGGTTCAGGCAGCAATGAGACCGGGCTTCCCCTTTTTACTCCCCACTAGGACTTCTGAGTTGTTGATGCATGCGCTGAAGAAGATTGCTTCTGACTTCTTACCACTTGCTCCTTACCCTATATTGTACCACTCTAGCATGGGGCAAGATGAGCAGCCGGGGTTGGGGAAGGGTGGTTGCTGGGTGGGCTTCCCCGGTGACTGAGAGCTTCTCccaaagaggagagaaaggattCCTTGGGCCTATTCCTGGTCAGCGGAGTCCTAAGTGCTGCTAGGCTGCTTCTGTCTGCCTGGGCTGCATGTATCACATGGTGGATCTCACAAGCCTTGATCCCCTTGTGAGAGACATGTTTTGGTtgggtgttctctgtatttttgtttttttttaatatcctacCTCTCTGTGTAAGACCTGTGGTCACTACATTAAAACAGTGAAAACATGTAACAAAgtaattttttgtaaaatgtatacTCTGTCTTGGGACCTGGATATAATTTAAAGTTTAGTTTTTGTCTCTGCAGTAAacatactaattttaaaatacatcttttaaacTAGCCATTTTAAGATCAGCTTGCATGGATTCAGGGCATTTTAAAACAGGGATTTATTACTTGGCTACATGAAAAATACATGTGAGGAGAAAGTGAAATGCTTTGTCCACATAAGGCGGCTGGATGTTTTGGGCATGTGGATGGGCTCCAGGGTCACAGCTAGGTTCACGTCCCAGCTCAGCCACCTGTTGGGGTCTTAGGTACTTTGTTGACCTTTTCTGAGACCAATTTGCCcgatttataaaatggaaaaatagtacTGCTTTTCAGGGTTATTGTGTGTATTGGCATCAGGCAGGCACCTAGTTCCCTGTGGTTATCATGATCAAAGGAGTAAAAGCAGGAATTTGGGTGGATTCTAGCAAAgaaagttttctgtttgttttaacaATGTAATAATGTTAGCATATGTTATAATGCTATTCTAAGAATTTCCAGAAAAGGCCATTTGTAACATCTTCCTCTCTTTCAGGAAGAACGCCAGCTGTGGAACAAGGAGCGCAGGCCGCACGACCTCGGCAGGCACCGGGGGGATGTGGCGATTCTACACAGAGGATTCACCTGGGCTCAAAGTGTAAGTCCTCGGAACAGGCCGTGTGTTTCCGTCTGGTGTCAGCAGGGCAGCAGTGGCAGcgctctgtctctgtcaccagtGGCGCTTACCTTGATGAGATTTACTGTACACAACAGCCTTGTTTGTGCCATGCGGGCTGGGTTTGGTTTGCCTGTTTATCAACCAATTAGGCAGTTTAGGACCAGGAATGACATCTCTTCATGgagtgagggaaaggaagggaagttCTTCATGGAGCTATGTCCaaataaatgatgagaacagAGAGAACTGGAGGGAAAACTGCTTGATTAGATGAAATTGCTCTTCATTTGGTGTTCTTGCCCCATACTGAGAAATAGGACTAACCATTTGAGTAGGAATTGGGTGATTTTTCAAAGTTCTCCTGAAGGCACAAGCTGATACTATTACAACTTGATGGAGGTTTTCCCATTAGGCTGTTACCAGGAGTTCCTTGGCCTCCTTGCTTTTGGTGGGTGGTGAGTACACTCAGGAGGGTGAGCATATAATACCACTTTACAAGTTCTTAGGCATTGGGGTGCTCATTAGGTGATGCGAAATGGGCATCCAGGGACCCCTGTCCCCATGCCCTGCTCAGGGTTTCTGGTATTGTGTGGCAGGTCTAATCCCACAGGTTTCTGTTAGGTTTCAGAACACCGCTGCCTATAGCTGTTTCCTGACTAAACCCGCTGGATAAGGATTTGAAATAATAACAGTGACTCTCATTTACATAGCACCTGGTACTTTGCAAAGAACTTTCAATGTCTTTTATCTAGTTTGATCTGTCTCCCAATCCGATGAGGTAAGAGATGTtgtcattttgtagatgaggaccTCAGGTTCAGAGAAGCAAAGTGACATGCTCAAAGACAAACAGCAAGAGGTGGAACCAGATATTCTGGTTAAGTCCTACGGTCTTTCCATATTGTCCACCTGGTGGCAGGGGGGAGAAAATTGAATAATTTGGAttagttttaattaatttgacCAGCATCTTGATTTGGATCACAAATTTAGTTCACAAAGGCTTCCCTGGAATTCTTGTTTTCTGTTATACTGGAGACTTACATGATAATGTAGGAATATCTAGGAAGTAATTCTTGCGGTTGGAGGTATGTGAGGAGAAGGTATCCTGACTGCCAACCTTTTGATCTTTGGTAGAGGTAGTTAGAGTATttcagagagaatttttttttctcctttagcaacagggttttgctctgtcacccaggctggagtgcagtggtgtgatcatagctcactgtagtcttgcatttctgggctcaagtgatctttacTCCAAGAGACAAGATTGGATAAATCTGTATTAGTTTATTAGTTCCGATAGTTGGTACtaacaggtgtgcactaccatgcctgactaattttttgtacaggcagaatcttgctgtgttgcccaggctggtttctaactcgtggcctcagcctctcaaagtgctggaattacaggtatgagacactgtacccagcctcagaGAGAACATTTGAAGCCCCTTGCTCTTCAGGGGACTTGTTTTAAACCCTTCTCAAAAAggttgtcttttaatttttatgggtatacaggcgtatatatttatggggtatgtgagatattttgatacaggcatatgatgggtaataatcacatcagggtgcATGGGGTATCCATTAccttaagcatttattctttatGTTATAAACAACTCAACTATACTGTTAGTTATTTTATAacgtacaattaaattattttttactatagtcaCGTTggtgtgctagcaaatactagttCTTACTCAGAAGGTTGTCTTTAAatcttaatttgaaaaaaaaaagtttggcaatTGGTTCATTTGCACAGAAAGAGTTtaggaaatttttcttctttttatttgagaagataagaaatacatgaaattaatGTCTCCAAGACATCAAATCATTTCAACTTGTATGTATTTTGGTATGTCTTACTAAAGAATAAGGACTTGTCGTTTCTAAACAAAATTGCAGTGCCATTATCACACCCTCAAAATATCTACAATaataattttaggattattttaaaatgatataaataatgtTTCTGGGTGAATCTTGAGTGCTGCCCACCTTACCTCTACTTTTCCCCTAGGCAATCTTTAGTATTGtagatataataatatattattactaAAAGTAAGCATgctttctcttcttatttctaGTGGCCCTGTTCCAGTATTGGTTATGAGTCTTCTGTTCATCGCTTCTGTATTTATGTTGCACATTTGGGGCAAGTACACTCGTTCGTAGATTCAGTTACATCCATCTGTCAtctgaagaaggaggaaaaaactTAACATATCTTGGACCAAAAGTATAGTGACTATCTTTTCATGTGAAAAAATTTCTGTAAGCTTGTTTTACAGGGGATTTATCCATAATTGATTTTGAGGAACCATTTTTTTCTATGGCTAATAAACTTAAGTTCACTTATACTGAGTCTGATGGTTGATGCCTCACTGCTAGGACCCTTAGTCTTTCTGCCTTTAGATTTGTAagtaaatatgtagaaaatatgtCTTGTGAATATTGAGTTTTTTGTTGGATTGATAGTTTCTCACATAACCATGTGGTTATTCATGTCCAAGATCCTGTAATTGCCCTTAGCTTGCTTGCTTCTAGGTATTTCTATCCTGATAATTGTCCTTTTGGGTATTCTGTGATTATCAAGGAGTGTGTCCGTGAC
The sequence above is a segment of the Saimiri boliviensis isolate mSaiBol1 chromosome 2, mSaiBol1.pri, whole genome shotgun sequence genome. Coding sequences within it:
- the SEC61B gene encoding protein transport protein Sec61 subunit beta, coding for MPGPTPSGTNVGSSGRSPSKAVAARAAGSTVRQRKNASCGTRSAGRTTSAGTGGMWRFYTEDSPGLKVGPVPVLVMSLLFIASVFMLHIWGKYTRS